A genomic region of Glycine max cultivar Williams 82 chromosome 15, Glycine_max_v4.0, whole genome shotgun sequence contains the following coding sequences:
- the LOC100785344 gene encoding pyruvate dehydrogenase (acetyl-transferring) kinase, mitochondrial encodes MAAKKACETFSKSLIEEVHRWGCLKQTGVSLRYMMEFGSKPTDKNLLISAQFLHKELAIRIARRAIELENLPYGLSQKPAVLKVRDWYVDSFRDLRAFPNIKNVNDEQDFTEMIKAIKVRHNNVVPTMALGVQQLKKRMDPKIVYEDLVEIHQFLDRFYMSRIGIRMLIGQHVELHNPNPPPHVVGYIHTKMSPVEVARNASEDARAICCREYGSAPDVHIYGDPDFTFPYVPAHLHLMVFELVKNSLRAVQERFMDSDKVAPPIRIIVADGIEDVTIKVSDEGGGIARSGLPKIFTYLYSTARNPLDEHSDLGIGDNVTMAGYGYGLPISRLYARYFGGDLQIISMEGYGTDAYLHLSRLGDSQEPLP; translated from the exons ATGGCTGCCAAAAAGGCATGTGAGACATTCTCAAAGTCCTTGATTGAGGAAGTGCATAGATGGGGTTGCTTGAAGCAGACAGGGGTAAGTCTCAGGTACATGATGGAATTCGGGTCCAAACCCACTGACAAAAATTTGTTGATCTCTGCTCAGTTTCTTCACAAGGAACTTGCCATTAGAATTGCCAGAAGGGCCATTGAGCTTGAGAATCTTCCCTATGGTTTGTCTCAAAAACCTGCTGTTTTAAAG GTTAGGGATTGGTATGTGGATTCTTTCCGTGATCTCAGAGCCTTCCCCAACATCAAGAATGTGAATGATGAACAAGATTTCACTGAAATGATCAAGGCCATCAAAGTGAGGCACAACAATGTGGTACCCACAATGGCCTTGGGTGTTCAGCAATTGAAGAAACGTATGGATCCAAAGATTGTTTATGAAGATCTTGTTGAGATTCATCAGTTTCTAGACCGCTTCTACATGTCAAGGATTGGAATCCGTATGCTTATCG GGCAGCATGTTGAGTTGCACAATCCCAATCCTCCTCCCCATGTTGTGGGCTATATACATACAAAAATGTCTCCTGTGGAGGTAGCAAGGAATGCCAGTGAGGATGCACGTGCTATATGTTGTCGCGAATATGGAAGTGCCCCTGATGTGCATATTTATGGAGATCCTGATTTTACTTTTCC GTATGTTCCAGCTCACTTGCATCTTATGGTATTTGAGTTGGTTAAGAACTCACTGCGTGCCGTACAAGAGCGTTTTATGGATTCTGATAAAGTTGCACCTCCCATTAGAATAATAGTTGCTGATGGAATAGAGGATGTTACCATAAAG GTCTCAGATGAGGGAGGTGgaattgcaagaagtgggttgCCTAAAATTTTTACATATCTATATAGTACTGCGAGAAACCCATTGGATGAGCATTCGGATCTTGGAATAGGTGATAATGTGACAATGGCTGGATATGGATATGGTCTTCCTATTAGTCGTCTATATGCTCGGTATTTTGGAGGTGATCTTCAAATAATCTCTATGGAAGGATATG GCACTGATGCATATCTCCATTTGTCTCGTTTGGGAGATTCACAAGAACCTTTGCCCTGA